Genomic segment of Deinococcus apachensis DSM 19763:
ACATCCGGTTCGGATCTGCCAGCTGAATGTCCCCCGCACTGCCCGTCATGAAGACCTTTAACTGAAAGGCAATTGGGCCACTTGGCGGCCGGGGCGACTTCGACCCCACCCCCAGGTCCTCGACCACCAGGGTCGCCGTGGCGGTCGTCCCGTTCGGCGCAGTGATCGTGTTGGGATCAAAGTGGAAGTCGTAATTCAGCTGACGTCCTCTGGACTGACAGAACACCTTGGGGAGGGCCCAGTCCGCGTGGTCGTAAGCGATGCCGTCGCCTGCATCCGTCACCACCAGCCGCAAGTCCTGCTTGCCCGTCAAGTCCAGGTCCACTCGCTGCGTCGCGCTCGACCCCGTCATCGTGCCGCTGTCGTAGACCTTCACGCCGTCGAGCAGGACCTGGAACACCACGCTGCCGCGGTCCCCCACCTCGTCGTCCACGCCGATGTCGCTGGTGAAGCGGGTGCAGCTGGCATCGTTGTACCCCTGTAGGCTGAAATGCATGTCGCTGCCCGCATGCGTGCCGAACCCTCGCGGGTAGGTCTGGCCGTTCAGGGTGAGGGGGTGACCATCCCCTTTGTTCCGTTCACCGTTGCTGCGATTGACTTCGATGGGACCCCAGCCGTTTTTGGCGTCGAGGATGGTCTCAAAGTGCAGGTTGTTCTCGGTAGGGGTCAGGCGCTGGGGGGCGAGTTGACCGCTGGACGGGGTGTAGGTCCAGGGGTACTGGGCGCCGTTGGCGTACGGGTCGGGGTTCTGCTGATTACAGGCAGCGAGGACGAGCGCGAGGGCGCCGCTGTAGAGCCAGCGGCGGGTGGGGGAGGGGGCCATGCATGCTCCTGCAACCCACGGGGAGGGACGGCTCCGGAGCCAGGGGATGAGAGTGGGTTGGCTCCATCTTGCTTGTTTGAGGAGAGAATGAGGCTTTACCAAAGGTTCATGAAGAGAAAGGACGTGCCCCCGGTGCCCCTTGAGGGTGCAGGACCCTGCAGCTTCTCAGATGGATTAGCCTGGGTTTCTCCTAGAATTCATCCGAATATTCGGCGTAGCAGGATGAGGATGCAAGTGAGCTGAACGAAGCCAAGGAAATTCTGAGCTTTGCGCTCGTCACGGGTTCGCACTCGTCGGAAAGATTGTAGCCACGCAATTGTTCGTTCGACCTTCCAGCGCCGCTTGTAGCGGCGCAGTGGTCGTCCATCCTGCGTTTTCTGCTTGCGGTTCTTGCGGTTAGGAGCGATCATTTCTACCCCAAGCGCTGCCAACTCGGCATCCAAAGGGTCACTGTCGTAGGCTTTGTCCCCGATCAGCCGCCGTGGACAGTCCAGACCGAA
This window contains:
- a CDS encoding transposase, with protein sequence FGLDCPRRLIGDKAYDSDPLDAELAALGVEMIAPNRKNRKQKTQDGRPLRRYKRRWKVERTIAWLQSFRRVRTRDERKAQNFLGFVQLTCILILLRRIFG